A region of Bradyrhizobium sp. SZCCHNS1050 DNA encodes the following proteins:
- a CDS encoding ABC transporter substrate-binding protein has product MSRCLRSSIAALLLLAGSSAQAEIKGGAIRIGVLTDMTGIFATAMGPGSVEAARMAAEEFGGKINGRPIEILQADHQNKPDIAVAIARRWFEQDGVQAIADGGSSGAALGVQELVRSNGKIFLISGAGANQLTDEACAPTSVQWTHDAYSTATAVVSGIMQTSKEPWFFITGDYAFGHSVEATARARIAELGGTVAGSVKAQLGTPDYGSFLLQAQASGAKILALNVAGDNATAIKQAEEFGLAAQGMKIVPMSFQNVDIESIGLKATQGDLIVTSFFEDASPAARRFSDAFYARRKAMPSQIQAGVYSAVRHYLQAVKDADSDDGATVMVRMKATPVSDAYADHGQIRDDQRMVHDLYLVQVKTPAESKRPWDFVKLVTKIAPDQAFRPLDRSKCSLVGK; this is encoded by the coding sequence ATGTCGCGCTGTCTCAGATCCAGCATCGCTGCCCTGCTACTGCTTGCAGGCTCATCCGCGCAGGCCGAAATCAAGGGAGGTGCCATTCGTATCGGTGTGCTCACCGACATGACCGGCATCTTCGCGACCGCGATGGGGCCCGGCTCCGTGGAAGCGGCCCGGATGGCCGCTGAGGAGTTCGGTGGCAAGATCAACGGCAGGCCGATCGAGATCCTTCAGGCCGATCATCAGAACAAGCCGGATATCGCGGTCGCGATCGCCCGGCGCTGGTTCGAGCAGGACGGTGTGCAGGCGATCGCCGACGGCGGCAGCTCCGGCGCGGCCCTCGGCGTCCAGGAGCTGGTGCGCAGCAACGGCAAGATCTTTCTCATCTCCGGGGCCGGCGCCAATCAGCTCACCGACGAGGCCTGCGCCCCGACCTCGGTGCAATGGACGCACGACGCCTATTCGACCGCGACAGCCGTCGTGTCGGGCATCATGCAGACCAGCAAGGAGCCGTGGTTCTTCATCACCGGCGACTACGCATTCGGCCATTCGGTCGAGGCGACCGCGCGCGCTCGCATCGCCGAGCTCGGCGGCACGGTCGCCGGCAGCGTCAAGGCGCAGCTCGGCACGCCGGATTACGGCTCGTTCCTGCTGCAGGCCCAGGCCTCCGGCGCCAAGATCCTGGCGCTCAACGTCGCCGGCGACAATGCCACGGCCATCAAGCAGGCCGAGGAATTCGGGCTTGCGGCCCAGGGCATGAAGATCGTGCCAATGTCGTTCCAGAACGTCGACATCGAATCCATCGGCCTCAAGGCGACGCAGGGCGATCTCATCGTCACCAGCTTCTTCGAGGATGCCTCCCCCGCCGCGCGCCGCTTCTCCGACGCATTCTACGCGCGCCGGAAGGCGATGCCGTCACAGATCCAGGCCGGGGTCTATTCGGCCGTGCGGCACTATCTGCAGGCGGTGAAGGATGCCGACAGCGACGACGGCGCAACGGTGATGGTCCGGATGAAGGCCACGCCGGTCTCGGACGCCTATGCCGACCACGGCCAGATCCGCGACGACCAGCGCATGGTGCACGACCTGTATCTGGTCCAGGTCAAGACCCCCGCCGAATCGAAGCGCCCCTGGGACTTCGTCAAGCTGGTGACGAAGATCGCCCCCGATCAGGCGTTTCGCCCGCTCGACCGCAGCAAGTGCAGCCTGGTCGGCAAGTGA
- a CDS encoding NAD(P)H-quinone oxidoreductase, with protein sequence MIPDDQRAVIITAAGGPEVLSERQDWPVPRLGPDDVLIEVAAAGINRHDCNQRAAGPLREPNPIPGLEASGRIVACGANVSPERLGRAVIALTDGGSYAQYVATDQHLALDLPSGLDLIQGAGLPEALFTTWFNFFELMRMAPGETALIHGGSSGVGTIAIQLLRELGHPVIATAGTAEKRALALGLGCSAVFDYADPDLAEQIRAATGTRGVDCILDTSAGAHIAQDLAALATGGRIALLSAGHGKELAVPLRSLMARRASITGAFLRSTSLDIKRRLASKLRQRISPLLGTAIRPHIDSTYRLSEAADAHERMETSRHIGKIVLRVRG encoded by the coding sequence ATGATTCCGGACGATCAGCGCGCCGTCATCATCACCGCCGCGGGCGGCCCGGAGGTCCTGTCGGAGCGACAGGACTGGCCGGTGCCGCGCCTCGGACCAGACGATGTGCTGATCGAGGTCGCAGCCGCCGGCATCAACCGTCATGACTGCAACCAGCGCGCTGCCGGGCCGTTGCGGGAGCCCAATCCCATACCGGGATTGGAAGCCTCGGGGCGCATCGTGGCCTGCGGCGCCAACGTATCCCCGGAACGGCTGGGTAGAGCGGTGATCGCACTGACCGACGGCGGTTCATACGCGCAATACGTCGCCACCGACCAGCATCTTGCACTGGACTTGCCGAGCGGCCTCGACTTGATCCAAGGCGCCGGCCTGCCCGAGGCGCTGTTCACGACCTGGTTCAACTTCTTCGAGCTGATGCGCATGGCGCCCGGCGAGACGGCCCTGATTCATGGCGGAAGCAGCGGCGTCGGCACGATCGCGATCCAGCTCCTGCGCGAGCTGGGTCATCCCGTCATTGCCACCGCCGGCACCGCAGAGAAGCGCGCCCTGGCACTCGGGCTCGGCTGCAGCGCCGTGTTCGACTATGCCGATCCCGATCTCGCCGAGCAGATCCGCGCGGCGACGGGGACGCGCGGCGTCGACTGCATCCTCGACACCTCCGCCGGCGCTCACATCGCGCAGGACCTTGCGGCGCTCGCGACGGGCGGACGGATCGCCCTGCTCTCGGCCGGACATGGCAAGGAGCTGGCGGTGCCGCTGCGCAGCCTGATGGCGCGCCGGGCCAGCATCACCGGCGCATTCCTGCGGTCGACGTCACTCGATATCAAACGCCGCCTCGCAAGCAAGCTGCGGCAGCGCATCTCGCCCCTGCTCGGAACGGCCATTCGGCCGCACATCGACAGCACCTATCGCCTGTCCGAGGCAGCCGATGCGCACGAACGCATGGAGACGAGCCGACACATCGGGAAGATCGTGCTTCGCGTCCGCGGATGA
- a CDS encoding DUF3617 domain-containing protein produces the protein MTCTRIAIGLLACCLLGVTASHEARAVDLPVRKAGLWELKMIRSGGQLPEATMQHCTDAATDKEMNNFASPMAQQVCSKQDIQKTATGYVSDSVCNFGGINTTSHADITGDFNSAYTVKTMSRVTGGAAGTGVKDTAMTIEAKWLGACKPDQKPGDIVMPGGMKMNVKDMAKLKALIPGVKQ, from the coding sequence ATGACCTGCACACGCATCGCAATTGGGCTGTTGGCCTGCTGCCTCCTGGGCGTGACCGCGAGCCATGAGGCACGGGCCGTCGACCTGCCGGTGCGCAAGGCCGGCCTGTGGGAGCTGAAGATGATCAGATCCGGCGGTCAGCTGCCGGAGGCGACGATGCAGCACTGCACCGACGCGGCCACCGACAAGGAGATGAACAACTTCGCCTCGCCGATGGCGCAGCAGGTCTGCTCCAAGCAGGACATCCAGAAGACCGCGACCGGCTACGTCTCCGATTCGGTCTGCAATTTCGGCGGCATCAATACGACGTCGCATGCCGACATCACCGGCGACTTCAACTCGGCCTATACGGTGAAGACGATGTCGCGCGTCACGGGCGGCGCCGCCGGCACCGGGGTGAAGGACACCGCGATGACGATCGAGGCCAAATGGCTCGGCGCCTGCAAGCCCGACCAGAAGCCCGGGGACATCGTGATGCCCGGCGGCATGAAGATGAACGTCAAGGACATGGCCAAGCTGAAGGCCCTGATCCCGGGCGTGAAGCAGTAG
- a CDS encoding ribonuclease T2, producing the protein MFDCLCRPAVLLSRTIACFALLLGVLTAGAAEAQDRRQNAPGAFDFYVLSLSWSPSYCAEAEERGGRGSRSQQCSGRPYSFVVHGLWPQYENGYPEYCEQPAPRLPRNIMTSMLDLMPAPGLIYNEWDKHGTCAGVSAKAYFEAIRKARAAIKIPPEFLDLAEAKTVAPAAIEEAFIKANPKLTTSGIAVTCNRTRLSEVRICLSKDLEFRNCDEIDRQACRRDEVNMPPVRGG; encoded by the coding sequence ATGTTCGATTGCCTGTGCCGACCTGCCGTCCTGTTGTCCAGAACGATCGCCTGCTTTGCCCTCTTGCTCGGTGTGCTCACGGCTGGCGCCGCCGAGGCGCAGGACCGCCGCCAGAATGCGCCGGGCGCGTTCGACTTCTATGTTCTCTCGTTGTCGTGGTCGCCCTCGTACTGCGCCGAAGCCGAGGAGCGCGGCGGTCGCGGCAGCCGGTCCCAGCAATGCAGCGGCCGACCGTACTCGTTCGTCGTGCACGGGCTGTGGCCGCAATACGAGAACGGCTACCCCGAATATTGCGAGCAGCCGGCGCCGCGCCTGCCCCGCAACATCATGACCTCGATGCTCGACCTGATGCCGGCGCCGGGCCTGATCTACAACGAGTGGGACAAGCACGGCACCTGCGCCGGCGTGTCGGCGAAGGCCTATTTCGAAGCCATCCGCAAGGCCCGCGCCGCCATCAAGATCCCCCCGGAATTCCTCGATCTCGCGGAGGCCAAGACGGTGGCGCCGGCGGCGATCGAGGAGGCCTTCATCAAGGCCAACCCCAAGCTCACGACATCGGGCATTGCCGTCACCTGTAACCGCACCAGGCTGAGCGAGGTCCGGATCTGTCTGTCGAAGGATCTGGAGTTTCGCAACTGCGACGAGATCGACCGGCAGGCCTGCCGGCGCGACGAGGTCAACATGCCGCCGGTCCGCGGCGGCTAG
- a CDS encoding 23S rRNA (adenine(2030)-N(6))-methyltransferase RlmJ: protein MNYRHAFHAGGFADVIKHIVLTRILVYLQEKPAAFRVIDTHAGAGLYDLTGDEATRSGEYLTGIARVLQARLSDQAYALVQPYLDIVRSFNPKAELVAYPGSPLIARALLRPQDRMTLCELAPIPRKQLIDQLRRDTQARVVDLDGWVALPAFVPPNERRGVVLIDPAFEAKDEFERLADRFAAAFAKWTTGIYVLWYPAKSRRATEELSDRVAALAAAAKPPGKVLRIEFSVAPQIEGEALTSTGLLIVNPPWTLHDELKLILQELQKPLGQGGAARFRLEFPKA from the coding sequence ATGAACTACCGACATGCCTTCCACGCCGGCGGCTTCGCCGACGTCATCAAGCACATCGTGCTGACGCGCATCCTGGTCTACCTCCAGGAGAAGCCCGCCGCGTTCCGGGTGATCGACACCCATGCCGGCGCCGGCCTGTATGACCTCACCGGCGACGAGGCGACGCGCAGCGGCGAGTACCTCACCGGCATCGCCCGCGTGCTGCAGGCGCGGCTGTCGGATCAGGCCTATGCGCTGGTCCAGCCCTATCTGGATATCGTCCGATCGTTCAATCCCAAGGCCGAACTGGTCGCCTATCCCGGCTCGCCGCTGATCGCGCGCGCGCTGCTGCGGCCGCAGGACCGCATGACCCTGTGCGAGCTCGCGCCGATCCCCCGCAAGCAGTTGATCGATCAGTTGCGCCGCGACACCCAGGCCCGTGTCGTCGATCTCGACGGCTGGGTCGCCCTGCCCGCCTTCGTGCCGCCGAACGAGCGCCGGGGCGTGGTGCTGATCGATCCGGCGTTCGAGGCGAAGGATGAGTTCGAGCGGCTCGCCGATCGCTTCGCCGCGGCCTTCGCGAAGTGGACCACCGGTATCTACGTGCTGTGGTATCCCGCCAAGAGCCGGCGTGCGACGGAAGAGCTGAGCGATCGTGTCGCGGCGCTCGCAGCCGCGGCCAAGCCGCCGGGCAAGGTTCTGCGGATCGAGTTCAGTGTTGCGCCGCAGATCGAAGGCGAGGCGCTCACCTCGACCGGGCTGCTGATCGTCAACCCGCCCTGGACATTACATGACGAGCTGAAGCTCATCCTGCAGGAACTGCAGAAGCCCCTCGGCCAGGGCGGCGCGGCGCGCTTCCGACTCGAATTCCCCAAAGCTTGA
- a CDS encoding cold-shock protein: MAMTGTVKFFNGERGYGFIKPDDGGRDVFVHITAVERAGLKDLTEGQRISFEVEPDKKGKGPKAVNLVLSS; the protein is encoded by the coding sequence ATGGCCATGACTGGGACGGTCAAGTTCTTCAACGGCGAACGCGGCTACGGCTTCATCAAGCCGGACGACGGTGGACGCGACGTGTTCGTGCACATCACGGCGGTGGAGCGCGCGGGCCTGAAGGACCTGACCGAAGGACAGCGGATCAGCTTCGAGGTCGAGCCGGACAAGAAGGGCAAGGGCCCGAAAGCGGTGAACCTGGTGCTGTCGTCTTAG
- a CDS encoding porin family protein: MNRFLVGAAAAAGLGAAALGSVSAQAADLGYGRGAPYTVNQPLNAYSWAGPYLGGTLGYEWGTVGNNPTKPSGLTGGLTAGYNWQNGPWVFGAEGDINLTGANDTFAPWKFSNPWFGTLRGRAGYAFNNILFYGTGGLAFGGLRAETFGLSESHTTVGWTLGAGTEFGLAQNWTAKIEYLYVDLDSSNFVITGAKNDYRFGIVRAGINFHF, translated from the coding sequence ATGAACAGGTTCTTGGTCGGTGCTGCCGCCGCGGCGGGCTTGGGCGCGGCGGCTCTCGGATCGGTCTCGGCCCAGGCGGCGGATCTCGGCTACGGGCGCGGCGCGCCCTATACCGTGAACCAGCCCCTCAACGCCTACAGCTGGGCCGGGCCCTACCTCGGCGGCACGCTGGGCTATGAATGGGGCACCGTCGGCAACAACCCGACCAAGCCGTCCGGTCTCACCGGCGGCCTGACCGCGGGTTACAATTGGCAGAACGGCCCGTGGGTGTTCGGCGCCGAGGGCGACATCAACCTGACCGGCGCCAATGACACCTTCGCCCCGTGGAAGTTCTCGAACCCGTGGTTCGGCACATTGCGCGGCCGCGCCGGCTACGCCTTCAACAACATCCTGTTCTACGGCACCGGCGGCCTCGCCTTTGGCGGCCTGCGCGCCGAGACCTTCGGTCTTTCGGAATCGCACACCACGGTGGGCTGGACGCTCGGTGCCGGCACCGAGTTCGGTCTGGCACAGAACTGGACCGCCAAGATCGAGTATCTCTACGTCGATCTCGACAGCAGCAATTTCGTGATCACGGGGGCGAAGAACGACTATCGGTTTGGAATTGTGCGCGCAGGCATCAACTTCCACTTCTGA
- the uvrC gene encoding excinuclease ABC subunit UvrC — MTTHSSDPPKAPAPPSRRGAADLPPETIDTPDLDPAASAADEDDDGRLPELAEESLEAVGEGPLAIGHAAIENAVRLAPTSPGVYRMLNAAHDVLYVGKAKNVKKRLSSYARANAPLPARILRMIAATVTVEIVSTTTETEALLLEANLIKQLKPRFNVQLRDDKSFPYILITGDHWAPQILKHRGAQSRPGRYFGPFASAGAVNRTITALQRAFLIRSCTDSFFESRTRPCLLHQIRRCAGPCTQEIDFPGYTELVREATDFLSGRSQAVKALLAAEMEKASGELEFETAAVYRDRLAALSAISSQQGINPRTVEEADVFAIHQEGGYSCVEVFFFRTGQNWGNRAYFPRAEKSYLPEEVLSAFITQFYDDKPPPKLILLSHEIEEAELLAEALCVKAGHKVEVSCPKRGEKKDLVIHALTNAREALGRKLADTATQSRLLEAMTTTLGLPQVPKRIEVYDNSHIQGTNAVGAMIVAGPDGFMKNQYRKFNIKSEGLTPGDDYAMMKEVLQRRFKRLVSPSEKDVARAAKEDDVPQWPDLVIIDGGRGQLNAVREIFTELGVTNVALMSVAKGPDRDAGRETLFIPEREAIKLEPRDPVLYFIQRLRDEAHRFVIGSHRKLRKKDIREAGLQEIPGIGPSRKRALLHHFGTLKEIERASIADLGKVPGVSAESARKIFEYFHSNAS, encoded by the coding sequence ATGACCACCCACAGCTCCGATCCACCCAAGGCGCCGGCGCCCCCGAGCCGGCGTGGCGCGGCCGACCTGCCGCCCGAGACCATCGACACGCCCGACCTCGATCCCGCCGCATCGGCTGCGGACGAGGACGATGACGGCCGGCTGCCGGAGCTGGCCGAGGAGAGCCTGGAGGCGGTCGGCGAAGGTCCGCTCGCGATCGGCCACGCGGCGATCGAGAACGCGGTGCGGCTGGCGCCGACCTCGCCGGGCGTCTACCGCATGCTCAACGCGGCGCACGACGTGCTCTATGTCGGCAAGGCCAAGAACGTCAAAAAGCGCCTGTCGTCCTATGCGCGTGCCAACGCGCCGCTGCCGGCGCGCATCCTGCGCATGATCGCAGCCACCGTGACGGTCGAGATCGTCTCCACCACCACGGAGACCGAGGCGCTGCTGCTGGAGGCGAACCTCATCAAGCAGCTCAAGCCGCGCTTCAACGTGCAGCTGCGCGACGACAAGTCGTTTCCCTATATTCTCATCACCGGCGACCATTGGGCGCCGCAGATCCTCAAGCACCGCGGCGCGCAGTCCAGGCCGGGGCGCTATTTCGGTCCGTTCGCCTCGGCCGGTGCCGTCAACCGCACCATCACGGCGCTGCAGCGCGCCTTCCTGATCCGCTCCTGCACCGACTCGTTCTTCGAGAGCCGCACCCGCCCCTGCCTGCTGCACCAGATCCGCCGCTGCGCCGGGCCCTGCACCCAGGAGATCGACTTCCCCGGCTACACCGAGCTGGTGCGCGAGGCGACCGACTTCCTGTCCGGACGCAGCCAGGCGGTGAAGGCGCTGCTGGCGGCCGAAATGGAGAAGGCGTCGGGCGAGCTCGAATTCGAGACTGCCGCCGTCTATCGCGACCGCCTCGCGGCGCTGTCGGCGATCTCCTCGCAGCAGGGCATCAATCCGCGCACGGTCGAGGAAGCCGACGTGTTCGCCATCCACCAGGAGGGCGGCTATTCCTGCGTCGAGGTGTTCTTCTTCCGCACCGGGCAGAACTGGGGCAACCGCGCCTACTTCCCGCGCGCGGAGAAGAGCTATCTGCCGGAGGAGGTGCTGTCGGCGTTCATCACGCAGTTCTACGACGACAAGCCGCCGCCGAAGCTGATCCTGCTGTCGCACGAGATCGAGGAAGCCGAGCTGCTCGCCGAGGCGCTGTGCGTCAAGGCCGGCCACAAGGTCGAGGTGTCCTGCCCGAAGCGCGGCGAGAAGAAGGACCTCGTCATCCATGCGCTGACCAATGCGCGCGAGGCGCTGGGCCGCAAGCTCGCGGACACCGCAACGCAGAGCCGGCTCTTGGAGGCGATGACGACGACGCTCGGTCTGCCGCAGGTCCCGAAGCGCATCGAGGTCTACGACAACAGCCACATCCAGGGCACCAACGCGGTCGGCGCGATGATCGTCGCCGGCCCCGACGGCTTCATGAAGAACCAGTACCGCAAGTTCAACATCAAGTCGGAAGGGTTGACGCCCGGCGACGACTACGCGATGATGAAGGAGGTGCTGCAGCGCCGCTTCAAGCGGCTGGTGTCACCGTCGGAGAAGGATGTCGCCCGCGCGGCCAAGGAGGACGACGTGCCGCAATGGCCGGACCTCGTCATCATCGACGGCGGCCGCGGCCAGCTCAATGCCGTCCGCGAGATCTTCACCGAGCTCGGCGTCACCAATGTCGCGCTGATGTCGGTCGCCAAGGGCCCTGATCGCGACGCCGGCCGCGAGACGCTGTTCATCCCGGAGCGGGAGGCGATCAAGCTCGAGCCGCGCGACCCCGTGCTGTATTTCATCCAGCGGCTGCGCGACGAGGCACATCGCTTCGTCATCGGCTCGCACCGCAAGCTGCGCAAGAAGGACATCCGCGAGGCCGGCCTGCAGGAGATCCCCGGCATCGGCCCGTCGCGCAAGCGCGCGCTGCTGCACCATTTCGGCACCTTGAAAGAGATCGAACGCGCCTCGATCGCCGATCTCGGCAAGGTGCCGGGCGTGAGCGCCGAAAGCGCGCGGAAGATTTTCGAGTATTTTCACAGCAACGCGAGCTGA
- a CDS encoding MarR family winged helix-turn-helix transcriptional regulator, whose amino-acid sequence MSPRNNVQNTHISEQLRVLHGALLDIVAVMNRPQRDEALIREAGIALDRALFPLLVGIERFGPVGVVEMADRVGRDYTTVSRQVAKLESLGLVARQASAADRRVREAVITPKGKAMTDLVDAARERIGRAIFESWEIRDVDELVRLMRKFADAVKQEPPAAA is encoded by the coding sequence ATGTCGCCAAGGAATAATGTGCAAAATACACATATAAGTGAGCAGCTCCGCGTCCTGCACGGGGCGCTGCTCGACATTGTGGCCGTGATGAACCGGCCGCAGCGCGACGAGGCGCTGATCAGGGAAGCCGGCATCGCGCTCGACCGCGCGCTGTTTCCGCTGCTGGTCGGAATCGAGCGATTTGGCCCGGTCGGTGTGGTCGAGATGGCGGATCGGGTCGGGCGCGACTACACCACCGTCAGCCGCCAGGTCGCCAAGCTCGAGAGCCTCGGGCTGGTGGCACGCCAGGCCAGCGCCGCGGACCGGCGGGTGCGCGAGGCGGTGATCACGCCGAAGGGCAAGGCCATGACCGACCTCGTCGACGCTGCGCGCGAGCGGATCGGCCGCGCCATCTTCGAAAGCTGGGAGATCCGCGATGTGGATGAGCTGGTGCGGCTGATGCGGAAGTTCGCCGATGCGGTGAAGCAGGAGCCGCCGGCTGCGGCTTGA
- a CDS encoding zinc-binding alcohol dehydrogenase family protein produces MQDAELLTYMCILHIIPWRHQPLRIYVHYTHIIRSSTMKAAIVQKAGQPPVYADFANPIAAPDEHLITVTAAAISQITKARASGTHYSSTGAFPFVAGIDGVGRCEDGSRVYFVLPRTPHGGMAEKTVVPKARCLALPDDLDDVTAAAIANPGLSSWAALRERAHLRAGDTVLINGATGTSGRLAVQIAKHLGAAKVIATGRNAATLQSLTALGADAVIPLVGDGDALEERFKPHFAGGVDVVLDYLWGASAERLLMAAAKAGAEARPIRFVQIGSISSGDITLPSAVLRASAIELMGSGIGSIPLERLIALTDELLQAAIPARLEIAADPIPLNAIERNWARDDATRRVVLTM; encoded by the coding sequence GTGCAGGACGCGGAGCTGCTCACTTATATGTGTATTTTGCACATTATTCCTTGGCGACATCAGCCCCTCCGGATATATGTGCATTATACACATATAATCCGGAGCTCCACCATGAAAGCCGCTATTGTCCAGAAAGCCGGGCAGCCGCCGGTCTACGCCGATTTCGCCAACCCGATCGCTGCTCCTGACGAGCATCTGATCACCGTGACCGCCGCAGCGATCAGCCAGATCACCAAGGCCCGCGCCTCCGGCACGCACTACAGCTCAACCGGCGCGTTTCCCTTTGTGGCTGGGATCGATGGCGTCGGCCGCTGTGAGGACGGCAGCCGGGTCTACTTCGTGCTTCCCAGGACCCCCCATGGCGGCATGGCCGAAAAGACGGTGGTGCCGAAGGCGCGATGCCTCGCCTTGCCCGATGATCTCGATGACGTCACCGCGGCGGCAATCGCCAATCCTGGCCTGTCGTCCTGGGCGGCGCTGCGCGAGCGCGCACACCTCCGCGCCGGCGACACCGTGCTGATCAATGGCGCCACTGGAACGTCCGGTCGGCTCGCGGTTCAGATCGCCAAGCATCTCGGTGCGGCCAAGGTGATCGCGACCGGGCGCAACGCCGCGACGCTGCAATCCCTGACCGCGCTCGGCGCCGACGCGGTCATTCCCCTGGTCGGCGATGGCGACGCGCTGGAGGAACGTTTCAAGCCCCATTTCGCCGGGGGTGTCGACGTCGTGCTCGACTATCTCTGGGGCGCCAGCGCCGAGCGGCTGCTGATGGCAGCAGCCAAGGCGGGCGCGGAGGCGAGGCCAATCCGATTCGTCCAGATCGGCTCCATCAGCAGCGGCGACATCACCCTGCCGAGCGCGGTGCTGCGCGCATCAGCCATCGAATTGATGGGCAGCGGCATCGGCAGCATTCCGCTCGAGCGTCTGATCGCGCTCACCGATGAGTTGTTGCAGGCGGCCATCCCTGCCCGGCTCGAGATCGCGGCCGATCCGATCCCGCTGAACGCGATCGAACGCAATTGGGCCAGGGATGATGCCACCCGCCGCGTCGTGCTCACCATGTGA
- a CDS encoding GIY-YIG nuclease family protein, with amino-acid sequence MTPDQRKAAVAAYKERKTPAGIFAVTCAATGQRWVGCAPDLDKIQNRLWFTLRQGGHRRGGLQAAWAAHGEGSFSLEVIETFDDETLTYVRDRVFAERQAHWCAVHGAEAI; translated from the coding sequence ATGACCCCCGACCAGCGCAAGGCGGCCGTCGCCGCCTATAAGGAACGCAAGACACCTGCCGGCATCTTCGCCGTGACCTGCGCCGCCACCGGCCAGCGCTGGGTCGGCTGCGCGCCGGATCTCGACAAAATCCAGAACCGGCTGTGGTTCACCCTGCGCCAGGGCGGCCACCGCCGCGGCGGGTTGCAGGCGGCTTGGGCCGCCCACGGCGAAGGGTCGTTCAGCCTGGAGGTGATCGAGACCTTCGACGACGAAACGCTGACCTATGTGCGCGACCGCGTGTTCGCGGAACGCCAGGCGCATTGGTGCGCGGTGCATGGCGCGGAGGCGATCTGA
- the pgsA gene encoding CDP-diacylglycerol--glycerol-3-phosphate 3-phosphatidyltransferase encodes MNIATTRVPSKTSTSLPNILTYTRIAAIPVVVGCIYAQSVWMYPLWLRWVAVAVFIAAGITDYLDGHFARIWNQQSAFGRMLDPIADKLLVASCLLMLAADSTIQNWSLWAAIVILCREILVSGLREYLAALRVSVPVTKVAKWKTTMQLVAIGFLLAGEAGDAAVAQISTAVGPIVSGIGIWLLGLSAVFTIYTGYDYFRAGIHHLIEADSR; translated from the coding sequence ATGAATATTGCGACCACACGCGTGCCCAGCAAGACGTCGACGTCCCTGCCGAACATCCTGACCTATACGCGCATCGCCGCGATACCGGTCGTGGTCGGCTGCATCTACGCGCAGTCGGTCTGGATGTATCCTTTGTGGCTCCGCTGGGTCGCCGTCGCAGTGTTCATTGCGGCTGGGATCACCGACTATCTCGACGGTCATTTCGCGCGGATCTGGAACCAGCAATCGGCATTCGGCCGTATGCTCGATCCGATCGCCGACAAGCTTCTGGTCGCCTCCTGCCTGCTGATGCTGGCCGCCGACAGCACCATCCAGAACTGGTCGCTGTGGGCGGCCATCGTGATCCTGTGCCGCGAGATCCTGGTGTCGGGCCTGCGCGAATATCTCGCCGCGCTGCGCGTCTCGGTGCCGGTGACCAAGGTCGCCAAATGGAAGACCACGATGCAACTGGTGGCAATCGGCTTCCTGCTCGCGGGCGAGGCCGGCGATGCGGCGGTCGCCCAGATCTCGACGGCCGTTGGCCCGATCGTGAGCGGGATCGGAATTTGGCTGCTCGGCTTGTCGGCGGTCTTCACCATCTACACCGGCTACGACTATTTCCGCGCCGGCATCCACCACCTCATCGAGGCGGACTCGCGATGA
- the moaD gene encoding molybdopterin converting factor subunit 1 produces MKVKYFAWVRERVGKAEETIEPPADVRTVSELIAWLTTRGEGYAYAFERPKVIRTAIDQTHVQPDAAIAGAREIAFFPPMTGG; encoded by the coding sequence ATGAAGGTGAAGTATTTCGCCTGGGTGCGCGAGCGCGTCGGCAAGGCCGAGGAGACGATCGAGCCGCCGGCGGACGTGCGCACGGTCAGCGAGCTGATCGCCTGGCTCACCACGCGCGGCGAGGGCTACGCCTATGCGTTCGAGAGGCCGAAGGTGATCCGCACCGCGATCGACCAGACCCATGTGCAGCCGGATGCGGCCATCGCCGGCGCCCGAGAGATCGCGTTCTTCCCGCCGATGACCGGCGGCTGA